One Methylomarinovum tepidoasis DNA window includes the following coding sequences:
- a CDS encoding LTA synthase family protein: protein MKSSFFAAIIFGIWMAVFLSQLTWPAEFSGWYEKGKAALGAFYPYVAEYLALILILRNLLAARLLLRLLGYALVALVFAGYLVQIVSYYKSGSFLPPLALENINHIDLLLQRNANLFLLVGVVGLCLTAVLYLLEKYGRRPRPLAMVPLFSVAVLITVPLLPVLEAKRSPSTAAQRLLRENRLTETPPLTALISTIWQTMASPHQGEKIDTDILAVAARYGFHYDDGREYPLIRKGSHPPPPFPSVGTGIRPPNIIVFFTEGYSARNTNVYSQDYPGLTPNLVDFSQNAMVVDNYYNHTAATYRGLHGQLCSLYPKYGGVGGWHDNYENLPRSHYLCLPEILRTAGYVTAFATSQLKKTTFLDEMLYTLGFDHVFMADEFLGRYLPGEKPIRPNAISDHQLFRALVALLASVENDKTTRPFFIGIYNLGTHAFLDVPEDGVVYGDGKNASLNTIHNLDDAFGTFWQYFRQSQYFDDTIVIFTADHAHFHDRPFVAAFDRKDSRFKHPYVKTFVDQIPLIIYDPGRELPSRFDARYATSVNFTPTLLHYLGITIPENPFMGHSLFDPPFGLEKGENGVASFGDETFIIDEQGIHGGLPRFFTGSYAADLKALHAFMAHVHQLEVEDRIWH, encoded by the coding sequence ATTGGCAGCGCGGCTCCTGCTGCGGTTGTTGGGATACGCTTTGGTGGCCCTGGTATTCGCCGGCTATCTGGTGCAGATCGTTTCCTATTATAAATCCGGCAGTTTCTTGCCACCGTTGGCACTGGAAAACATCAACCATATCGACCTGTTACTGCAAAGAAATGCAAATTTGTTTTTGTTGGTGGGTGTCGTGGGGCTGTGTTTGACAGCCGTCCTCTACTTGCTGGAGAAATACGGCCGCCGCCCGCGCCCGCTGGCGATGGTTCCCCTGTTCTCTGTTGCCGTCCTCATTACCGTGCCCTTGCTGCCCGTCTTGGAGGCCAAGAGGTCCCCTTCTACAGCAGCACAGCGTCTGCTTCGGGAGAACCGCCTTACCGAAACACCGCCACTTACCGCACTGATCAGTACCATCTGGCAGACAATGGCCAGCCCGCATCAGGGTGAAAAGATCGATACAGACATTCTGGCCGTTGCGGCACGGTATGGCTTTCACTACGACGACGGTCGTGAATATCCGCTGATCAGAAAGGGAAGCCATCCGCCTCCGCCCTTTCCATCTGTGGGAACGGGTATCAGGCCGCCCAACATCATCGTTTTTTTCACGGAAGGCTACTCCGCCCGCAATACCAACGTGTACAGCCAGGACTATCCCGGTTTGACTCCCAATTTGGTCGATTTTTCCCAAAACGCAATGGTCGTGGACAATTATTACAACCACACTGCGGCCACGTACCGGGGACTGCATGGTCAGTTGTGCTCTCTCTATCCCAAATACGGTGGGGTCGGTGGCTGGCACGACAATTACGAGAACCTTCCCCGCAGCCACTATCTGTGCCTTCCGGAGATTCTAAGGACGGCCGGTTATGTTACCGCCTTTGCAACTTCACAGTTGAAGAAAACGACTTTCCTGGACGAGATGCTCTACACCTTGGGCTTTGACCATGTGTTCATGGCCGATGAATTCCTCGGTCGCTATTTGCCCGGGGAAAAACCGATCCGCCCCAATGCGATTTCGGATCATCAGTTGTTTCGCGCGCTTGTTGCGCTGCTGGCATCCGTGGAGAATGACAAAACCACCAGGCCCTTTTTCATCGGCATTTACAATTTGGGAACCCATGCCTTCCTGGACGTGCCCGAGGATGGGGTCGTCTATGGAGACGGGAAAAATGCGTCACTGAACACCATTCATAACCTCGATGATGCATTTGGAACGTTTTGGCAATATTTCAGACAATCACAGTATTTTGACGACACTATCGTAATCTTCACCGCCGACCATGCCCATTTCCATGACCGTCCCTTCGTTGCCGCGTTTGACCGCAAAGATAGCCGGTTCAAACATCCCTATGTCAAGACGTTCGTGGATCAGATTCCGCTAATCATCTACGATCCAGGCCGGGAATTGCCTTCCCGTTTCGACGCCCGTTATGCGACCAGCGTCAACTTTACCCCGACCCTTCTCCATTATTTGGGCATCACCATACCGGAAAATCCTTTCATGGGACATTCCCTGTTCGATCCTCCTTTCGGTTTAGAAAAAGGTGAGAACGGCGTGGCTTCGTTTGGCGATGAGACGTTTATCATCGACGAGCAGGGTATCCATGGAGGGCTGCCCCGTTTTTTCACCGGCAGTTACGCTGCCGACCTCAAGGCATTGCATGCTTTCATGGCCCATGTCCATCAATTGGAAGTCGAGGACAGGATCTGGCATTGA
- a CDS encoding glycosyltransferase, producing the protein MVKPNLVVSIVVHRSPLPVLEQTLVCLKQAAQKVVGRLVAAVDVVIVDNDSGGAYVAGLQALVDRWQANGLAVRLRCNGANLGYGRGHNMVGTAKKDYRLILNPDVYLQLDALTAALDFLDDHPAVGLVVPRALDAEGKPLYLCKRHPSLLVLALRGFFPVWLQQYFVHILDRYEMRDLDWDLPRFDLELVSGCCMLMRGEVWHRTGGFDPDYFMYFEDFDFSLRAHQVTRIAYVPDFIVTHLGGGAARKGWRHRWWFVRSAWRFFRHYGWKWL; encoded by the coding sequence ATGGTCAAACCGAATCTAGTGGTGTCCATTGTGGTTCATCGCTCTCCGTTGCCCGTTCTGGAACAGACGTTGGTGTGTTTGAAGCAGGCGGCCCAGAAAGTGGTTGGGCGACTGGTGGCAGCGGTCGATGTAGTGATCGTCGACAACGATTCTGGCGGCGCCTATGTTGCCGGTCTCCAGGCACTGGTCGATCGTTGGCAAGCGAACGGACTGGCGGTGAGGCTGCGTTGCAACGGAGCCAATCTGGGTTACGGCCGTGGCCACAACATGGTAGGCACGGCGAAGAAGGATTATCGACTGATCCTCAACCCGGATGTGTATCTTCAGCTTGATGCGCTGACAGCCGCTTTGGATTTTCTGGATGATCATCCTGCTGTCGGGCTGGTGGTTCCTCGGGCCCTGGACGCAGAGGGAAAACCGCTTTATCTATGTAAGCGTCATCCATCTCTTCTGGTGCTGGCGCTCAGGGGGTTCTTCCCAGTGTGGTTGCAGCAGTATTTCGTCCATATCCTGGACCGATATGAAATGCGGGATCTCGACTGGGATCTGCCGCGATTCGATCTGGAACTGGTCAGCGGCTGCTGCATGCTGATGCGTGGCGAGGTCTGGCACAGGACAGGCGGTTTCGATCCGGATTATTTCATGTATTTTGAGGATTTCGATTTCTCGCTCCGAGCCCATCAGGTGACGCGGATCGCTTACGTTCCGGATTTTATCGTCACCCATCTGGGAGGTGGTGCGGCACGCAAGGGCTGGCGCCACCGCTGGTGGTTCGTCCGTTCCGCTTGGCGTTTCTTCCGTCATTACGGCTGGAAGTGGCTCTGA
- a CDS encoding glycosyltransferase gives MFRRACRRFIGACLRPLTASPSQWRWLRLYPSAVPNETLLRHWAESEWPDYQLWIEHNTIVTQTQWFERHRQATAPNAAISIVTPVRDTPAEILRQCILSVRMQTSPYWEWILVDDASRRPETKAVLASPLCRDPRIRIFSAASPLGISGATNLGIAQARGEFIVFLDHDDRLAWDAVQSVAEVLDTDPGVDIIYSDRDMLSPGNKRFMHLMKPDWSPETLLSGNYIFHLMAYRRRLVQQVGGLRSAYDGSQDYDLILRCMEYTDRIRHIPRVLYHWRQHGASVALNDESKAYAFDAGRRALQDALQRRGITAKVIERHDLWRGHYQVRLPLPSQKSIQRILLPPEKIPGGYRNAVMAMVDSSGRSPYLLIRRATVVPVKPETEQKLVSWLALEGVGIVTGKTVDAADRLVYAGAVLTAAGRILRPYRGFPVTEPGYMAVTAIERNLSAPDPYCVAIRREVWNQLEGLDPDFQGPYALLDFALRALARGWRIVFVPSAVFRGEKLSDVTFTESERRKFLARWGQWLRKGDPAYNPNLSQSSEYYELAVSSVSGQG, from the coding sequence GTGTTCCGTCGCGCCTGCCGCCGTTTCATCGGCGCCTGCCTGCGTCCGCTGACAGCTTCACCATCGCAGTGGCGCTGGTTGCGCTTATATCCATCGGCGGTGCCCAATGAAACCTTGTTGCGGCATTGGGCGGAGAGTGAATGGCCCGATTATCAGCTCTGGATCGAGCACAACACTATTGTCACGCAGACACAGTGGTTTGAGCGCCATCGGCAGGCTACAGCACCCAATGCGGCGATTTCCATCGTCACGCCGGTACGCGACACGCCGGCGGAAATCCTCAGGCAATGCATCCTCTCGGTGCGCATGCAGACTTCGCCCTATTGGGAATGGATTCTGGTTGACGACGCTTCCCGCAGACCTGAAACCAAAGCGGTCTTGGCATCGCCGCTGTGTCGCGATCCCCGAATCCGGATCTTTTCCGCGGCGTCTCCCTTAGGCATTTCCGGTGCCACCAATCTGGGCATCGCCCAGGCTCGTGGGGAATTTATCGTCTTTCTGGACCACGACGACCGCCTGGCTTGGGACGCCGTTCAGTCAGTGGCGGAGGTGCTCGACACCGACCCGGGAGTGGACATCATCTATTCCGACCGTGACATGTTGTCACCTGGAAACAAACGGTTCATGCACTTGATGAAGCCGGACTGGTCGCCGGAGACGTTGTTGTCGGGCAATTATATCTTTCACCTGATGGCCTATCGCAGACGTTTGGTCCAGCAGGTGGGCGGTCTGCGCAGCGCTTATGACGGTTCCCAGGATTACGATTTGATCCTGCGCTGCATGGAATATACCGACCGGATTCGCCATATTCCTAGGGTGTTATATCACTGGCGCCAACACGGCGCCTCGGTGGCATTGAACGATGAATCCAAGGCTTATGCTTTCGATGCGGGAAGGCGGGCTTTGCAAGATGCCTTGCAGCGGCGCGGTATTACGGCGAAGGTCATCGAAAGGCATGATTTGTGGCGTGGCCATTATCAGGTTCGTCTGCCATTGCCGTCACAGAAATCCATACAGCGGATTCTCCTGCCACCGGAGAAGATACCGGGAGGATACCGGAATGCGGTGATGGCGATGGTGGATTCCAGCGGCAGAAGTCCGTATCTGCTGATCCGTCGCGCCACTGTTGTGCCCGTCAAGCCGGAAACGGAACAGAAGCTGGTCAGTTGGCTGGCATTGGAAGGTGTCGGGATAGTGACCGGGAAAACCGTGGATGCTGCGGATCGTTTGGTCTACGCCGGTGCGGTTTTGACCGCCGCAGGTCGGATATTGCGTCCTTATCGAGGTTTTCCCGTGACCGAACCCGGGTATATGGCCGTGACGGCTATCGAACGCAATCTCAGCGCACCTGATCCTTACTGCGTCGCTATCCGCCGTGAGGTATGGAATCAGCTGGAAGGGTTAGATCCGGATTTCCAGGGGCCATATGCACTGCTGGATTTCGCTCTCCGGGCATTGGCGCGAGGGTGGCGCATTGTCTTTGTGCCTTCAGCTGTGTTTCGTGGAGAGAAACTTTCAGATGTCACCTTTACCGAAAGCGAACGCCGCAAATTTTTAGCCCGCTGGGGCCAATGGTTACGGAAAGGGGACCCCGCCTATAACCCCAATCTATCCCAATCCAGTGAGTACTATGAGTTGGCCGTGAGCTCAGTTTCTGGCCAGGGATAA
- a CDS encoding glycosyltransferase family 2 protein encodes MSTGKRLSIVFLNYNRLHETKQTVEHLLALCQGRDDVEIIAVDNGSTDGTAEYLHAQDCIRTLLLSANRGIAGYNEGFRLARGDYLLVLDDDSCPRDAATLDRIIQTMDDNPDLGVLACHIETPAGAPQNSWHLPDSTTPAPSPFFIGCGFAIRRQLFEAIGWYPTSFFLYQNEIEVSFQVRQRGYRIEYRPDCRVIHRGTPCQRPGWRRVYFPTRNTLWLIMRYYPGPQAGYLLVSRLLIGLGRALQFGELGAYFKAVRDAFAQPVIRSSLPPDVRRQSRAFWRQNSILHHLLGKA; translated from the coding sequence ATGAGCACTGGAAAGCGCCTCAGCATCGTCTTTCTCAATTACAATCGTCTCCATGAGACCAAACAGACGGTGGAGCACCTACTGGCTCTATGTCAAGGTCGCGATGACGTGGAGATCATCGCCGTGGACAATGGCTCCACCGACGGGACTGCTGAATATCTGCATGCCCAAGATTGTATCCGCACACTGCTCCTGAGCGCCAATCGGGGAATTGCCGGTTATAATGAGGGTTTCCGATTGGCCCGTGGTGATTATCTACTGGTGTTGGACGACGATTCCTGTCCCCGGGATGCCGCCACGCTCGACCGGATCATCCAAACAATGGATGACAATCCCGACCTGGGCGTGCTCGCCTGTCATATCGAGACACCGGCCGGTGCCCCTCAAAACAGTTGGCACCTGCCGGACTCAACAACCCCGGCTCCCTCCCCTTTCTTCATCGGTTGCGGCTTCGCTATCCGTCGCCAGTTGTTCGAAGCCATCGGCTGGTACCCGACTTCGTTCTTTCTCTACCAGAACGAAATCGAGGTCAGCTTCCAGGTACGCCAACGCGGCTACCGGATCGAATACCGACCGGACTGTCGGGTGATTCACCGGGGTACTCCCTGTCAACGTCCCGGTTGGCGGCGTGTCTATTTTCCCACCCGTAACACCTTGTGGCTGATTATGCGTTATTACCCCGGACCGCAAGCCGGCTATTTGCTGGTTTCGCGCCTGCTCATCGGCCTGGGACGCGCGCTGCAGTTCGGCGAACTTGGCGCCTATTTCAAAGCCGTCAGAGACGCGTTCGCACAACCGGTCATCCGCAGCTCCCTTCCTCCTGACGTGCGTCGGCAAAGTCGAGCATTCTGGCGCCAAAACAGCATTCTGCACCATTTGCTTGGAAAAGCCTGA
- the glf gene encoding UDP-galactopyranose mutase: protein MFDYIIIGAGFAGAVIAERLASERNASVLLVEKRPHIGGNCYDRYDDHGVLIHEYGPHLFHTSNAEVFHYLSRFTDWIEYQHRVLAVVDGQKVPLPFNLNALHRLFPASLADSLERKLIKRYGFDIKVPILELKKEEDPQLKFLADFIYNKVFLKYTVKQWACPPEDIAPEVTARVPVFISRDDHYFQDKYQVVPKHGYTRLFERLLGHPNIKLLLNTDYREILRLDFDTAEIQLFGQSFSGHLIHTGMIDELFDYRFGELPYRSLKFRFEHLPQDLFQEVTTVNYPENYDFTRITEFKHITRQKLPGTTIVREYPQDYDRLKNGRNIPYYPIFKDENTARYRQYANFARRFPKITLVGRLAEYRYYDMDDIVARALEVYRTRFATQT, encoded by the coding sequence ATGTTCGACTACATCATCATAGGGGCTGGTTTCGCCGGCGCCGTAATCGCCGAACGGCTGGCCTCGGAACGAAATGCCAGTGTACTCCTCGTTGAGAAGCGGCCTCACATCGGTGGCAACTGCTACGATCGTTATGATGACCACGGTGTTCTGATTCATGAATACGGCCCGCATCTGTTCCACACGTCCAATGCCGAAGTGTTCCACTATCTCAGCCGTTTCACCGACTGGATCGAATATCAACACCGGGTACTCGCCGTGGTCGACGGGCAGAAAGTTCCCTTGCCGTTCAACCTGAACGCATTACATCGTCTGTTTCCCGCATCCCTGGCAGATTCACTCGAACGCAAGCTCATCAAGCGTTACGGATTCGATATCAAGGTTCCTATTTTGGAATTGAAAAAGGAAGAAGATCCTCAACTCAAGTTTCTAGCTGACTTCATTTACAACAAGGTTTTTCTAAAATACACAGTCAAACAATGGGCCTGCCCCCCCGAAGATATCGCCCCTGAAGTCACTGCGCGAGTGCCTGTCTTTATTTCCCGAGATGATCACTATTTCCAGGACAAATATCAGGTCGTTCCCAAGCACGGTTATACTCGGCTGTTCGAACGCTTGCTCGGTCACCCCAATATCAAGCTGTTGCTTAACACTGATTACAGAGAAATCTTACGACTCGATTTCGACACCGCTGAAATCCAACTGTTTGGCCAGTCGTTTTCCGGACACCTGATCCATACAGGGATGATCGACGAATTGTTCGATTACCGCTTCGGCGAACTTCCTTACCGCTCACTCAAATTCCGTTTCGAACACTTGCCGCAAGATCTTTTCCAGGAAGTCACCACCGTAAATTATCCGGAAAATTACGATTTCACCCGGATCACCGAATTCAAACACATCACCCGGCAAAAACTACCCGGAACCACGATTGTCAGAGAATACCCCCAGGATTACGACCGTTTGAAAAATGGGCGGAATATCCCCTACTATCCCATATTCAAGGACGAGAATACCGCAAGATATCGGCAATATGCCAATTTCGCCCGCCGTTTTCCGAAAATCACGTTGGTAGGGCGCCTGGCAGAATATCGCTATTATGACATGGACGATATCGTCGCCCGCGCGCTGGAGGTCTACCGTACCCGGTTCGCCACCCAAACATGA
- a CDS encoding glycosyltransferase family 2 protein, with protein MKSSPKVLVIIVTWNKKDHVLALLDSLGNLDYPRELLDIVVVDNASHDGTVEALQDRRDLHLIRNPENLGGSGGFNTGLAWAFSQPPGSYDYLWLLDNDVQVHKHALSALVELLENQDEIAVAGSTMMQLDYPWRINEMGADVDRTYGTLILHRHMHDLPAWKDIPIETLRGSDLDLVDHLSDCPPWTTVDYVAAASLLVREPVARRAGLWDDFFIHYDDVEWCLRIANAGHKIAVATNSIIWHLSALAKVPTWVLYYDNRNVLYLLEKHGVPGAITKTKHRIRLKSFYYAVIGKLDLADLHIQALRDYRQRIKGKRDIRLNECYYPIGELEDLLLRADFKKILIPWNLQLNALDLPACISRIQRQRPDLEITILTPDHAPHSPWAGRFTNHKKLFRFRPIRWIGYLNPRKKYDLILQSDYEIHPAWSWFAKRVLFVNNEHCSLRESPSPSQLARHLLSLARN; from the coding sequence ATGAAATCTTCCCCAAAGGTTCTGGTCATCATCGTGACCTGGAACAAAAAAGATCATGTCCTCGCACTATTGGATTCCTTGGGAAACTTGGATTATCCTCGTGAATTGCTGGATATCGTGGTCGTGGACAATGCCAGTCACGACGGAACAGTGGAGGCATTACAGGATCGCCGGGATCTGCACTTGATCCGCAATCCGGAAAATCTCGGGGGCAGCGGCGGTTTCAATACCGGCTTGGCTTGGGCTTTCTCCCAACCTCCGGGCAGCTATGACTATCTTTGGCTGCTGGATAACGACGTTCAGGTCCATAAACATGCCCTCTCGGCCCTCGTCGAGCTGCTGGAAAATCAAGATGAAATCGCCGTGGCAGGCTCCACCATGATGCAGCTCGACTATCCTTGGCGCATCAACGAAATGGGGGCGGACGTGGATCGAACCTACGGCACGCTCATTCTCCATCGCCACATGCATGACTTGCCAGCCTGGAAAGACATCCCGATAGAAACGCTCCGCGGCAGCGATCTTGATCTCGTGGATCATTTGAGCGATTGCCCGCCGTGGACCACGGTGGATTACGTCGCCGCCGCCTCACTGCTGGTTCGCGAACCGGTCGCCCGTCGAGCTGGACTTTGGGACGACTTTTTTATCCATTACGACGATGTGGAATGGTGTCTGCGCATCGCCAATGCAGGTCATAAAATCGCCGTGGCGACAAACTCGATCATTTGGCATCTTTCCGCCTTGGCCAAAGTTCCCACATGGGTACTCTATTACGACAACAGGAATGTGCTCTACCTATTGGAAAAGCATGGTGTCCCTGGTGCCATAACAAAAACGAAACACCGAATCCGCCTGAAATCGTTTTACTATGCCGTCATCGGCAAATTGGACCTCGCCGACCTTCACATCCAGGCGTTGCGGGATTACCGTCAGCGCATAAAGGGCAAACGAGACATTCGCCTGAACGAGTGCTATTACCCTATCGGCGAGCTGGAAGATCTGTTGCTACGCGCCGACTTCAAAAAGATTCTGATCCCCTGGAATCTGCAACTGAACGCGCTGGATCTTCCCGCATGCATCAGCCGCATCCAACGGCAACGGCCCGATCTGGAAATCACCATTCTGACACCCGATCACGCCCCTCACAGTCCTTGGGCGGGCCGATTCACGAACCATAAGAAACTATTCCGGTTCAGACCGATCCGTTGGATCGGTTACCTGAATCCTAGAAAAAAATACGATCTGATCCTGCAAAGCGATTACGAAATCCATCCCGCCTGGTCTTGGTTCGCAAAGCGGGTTCTGTTTGTCAACAACGAACATTGCAGTTTACGGGAATCCCCCTCCCCTTCTCAGCTTGCCCGGCATTTGTTATCCCTGGCCAGAAACTGA
- the hslV gene encoding ATP-dependent protease subunit HslV, which yields MDPIRGTTILSVRRGDRVVIGGDGQVSMGNTVMKGNARKIRRLYHDQVLAGFAGATADAFTLFEHFEGKLEKHRGNLVRAAVEMAKDWRTDRALRRLEALLAIADAKSSLIISGTGDVIQPEHDLIAIGSGGFYALSAARALLENTELPAREIVEKSLHIAADICIYTNHNLTIEELESRP from the coding sequence ATGGACCCCATCCGAGGCACCACCATCCTCTCCGTCCGCCGCGGCGACCGCGTGGTCATCGGCGGCGACGGCCAGGTTTCCATGGGCAACACGGTGATGAAGGGCAACGCCCGCAAGATCCGGCGCCTGTATCACGATCAGGTGCTGGCGGGTTTCGCCGGCGCCACCGCCGATGCCTTCACCCTGTTCGAGCATTTCGAGGGCAAGCTGGAAAAGCACCGCGGCAATCTGGTGCGGGCGGCGGTGGAGATGGCCAAGGACTGGCGCACCGACCGCGCCCTGCGGCGGCTGGAGGCGCTGTTGGCCATCGCCGACGCCAAGTCCTCGCTGATCATCTCCGGCACCGGCGACGTGATCCAGCCCGAGCACGATCTCATCGCCATCGGCTCCGGCGGTTTCTACGCCCTGTCGGCGGCCCGGGCCCTGCTGGAGAACACCGAGCTTCCGGCGCGCGAGATCGTGGAAAAATCCCTCCACATCGCCGCCGACATCTGCATCTACACCAACCACAACCTCACCATCGAGGAGCTGGAGTCGCGCCCATGA